TTAGATTAGTGAATATATATCAAGATAAGTATGCGCCTATATATGCATATTTTCCAGACGCTGATTTCCCATGGCAATGGGTTAACGAGCCATGGCCATGGGAAATAGAATATTAATTGAAAGGAGGAATATTATGTGGGAATATAAAAAATTATTACAAATCCCAACTAACGTAAAGAGGCAAGACCCAGACTTAGCCTCATTAATTGTTACTCAATTTGGTGGTCCTGATGGTGAATTAGCAGCTTCTTTAAGATATTTATCTCAAATGTTTTCTATGCCAATTCCTGAAGGCAAAGCTATACTGAACGATATAGGTACAGAAGAGCTAGCACATTTTGAAGTAGTAGGTACCATTGTGCATAAACTAGTAGATGGAGTACCAGCAGATGTATTGAAAGAAACCCGATTCGCACCACACTATGTACAGTTTGGTCGAGCTAATTTTCCATCCGATGCTCAAGGGAATCCCTTTACAGCAGCCTACTTTGCATCTCATGAAGATCCTATAGCTGCAATGACTGAAAATCTAGCTGCAGAACAAAAAGCCCGAGCCGTTTATGAATACCTTTTAGACGTTACAGATGATCCAGCTATTATTGATGCTCTTTCTTTCTTAAGAGAAAGAGAAGTAGTCCACTTCCAAAGATTTGGAGAAGTCCTTGACCTACTTTATGACTACTCTGAAAAACTAGATATATAATTTTATAATCTAATTCAAAAAGAACTTATTATTAATATTATTCCAAGTTATATCTTTATTTTTATATCTTTATTATTATTATATAAGAAACCACGGCATATTAAACCGTGGTTTTTTTAATTCATATTTATAAATATCAATTATATTTTAAAATCAGTGGAGAAAGTTTGTTTTAAACTTTCAGCAGTATTTTGAAAAGCGTTTAGTATATTTGTTAACTTATTTACTTCCCTATCAAATATCCTAAAA
The DNA window shown above is from Halanaerobiaceae bacterium ANBcell28 and carries:
- a CDS encoding manganese catalase family protein, whose protein sequence is MWEYKKLLQIPTNVKRQDPDLASLIVTQFGGPDGELAASLRYLSQMFSMPIPEGKAILNDIGTEELAHFEVVGTIVHKLVDGVPADVLKETRFAPHYVQFGRANFPSDAQGNPFTAAYFASHEDPIAAMTENLAAEQKARAVYEYLLDVTDDPAIIDALSFLREREVVHFQRFGEVLDLLYDYSEKLDI